One segment of Streptomyces sp. TG1A-8 DNA contains the following:
- a CDS encoding alpha/beta fold hydrolase: protein MPRPEGPSVSPVHDRVGTTTLVRSAGTGRVDGPDGALVLVPGLGAPGYLLRTLERCARRGPVRVLDVPGFGDPAGPACSETLGALAGTVARWLVTVPRAPVVLAGHSTGAQVALHAAVRVPERVRALVLLAPTFPPRLRRTGPLVSAFLRTAVRESPSVVPTVLPSYLKAGPRRLVNCIRSAQADAPEDLLPAVTCPVTVVAGEDDALCPPEWIDLLARRAGRGRALVVPGAHSFPHRYPALTARLLAEAGEA from the coding sequence TCAGCCCCGTCCACGACCGCGTCGGCACCACGACCCTGGTGCGCAGTGCGGGGACCGGGCGGGTCGACGGACCGGACGGCGCGCTGGTACTGGTGCCGGGACTGGGGGCGCCCGGGTACCTGCTGCGGACGCTGGAGCGATGTGCGCGGCGCGGGCCGGTGCGGGTGCTGGACGTCCCGGGTTTCGGCGATCCGGCCGGGCCCGCGTGCTCCGAGACCCTCGGGGCGCTGGCCGGCACCGTGGCACGGTGGCTGGTCACCGTGCCGCGCGCTCCGGTCGTGCTCGCCGGTCACTCGACCGGCGCCCAGGTGGCGCTGCACGCGGCCGTGCGGGTGCCCGAACGGGTACGGGCCCTGGTCCTGCTGGCCCCCACCTTTCCGCCCCGTCTGCGACGCACGGGTCCGCTCGTGTCGGCGTTCCTCCGTACCGCCGTCCGCGAGTCCCCCTCCGTGGTGCCGACCGTGCTGCCGTCCTACCTGAAGGCCGGGCCCCGGCGGCTGGTGAACTGCATCCGCTCGGCCCAGGCGGACGCGCCGGAGGACCTGCTGCCCGCGGTGACCTGCCCGGTCACGGTCGTGGCGGGAGAGGACGACGCGCTCTGCCCGCCGGAGTGGATCGACCTCCTCGCGCGCCGGGCCGGGCGGGGCCGTGCCCTGGTGGTGCCGGGCGCGCACTCGTTCCCCCACCGGTACCCGGCCCTGACCGCCCGGCTGCTGGCCGAGGCGGGGGAAGCCTGA
- a CDS encoding GAF and ANTAR domain-containing protein: MTADEHRAARTVAQAVSGTAPAQLPRHLCAAVREALGADGVTLALLTDTPSRQLLAASDATALRLEQIQFTVLEGPCISAAATGEPVLVRDLHGAPTPWPLFGATMREQLPQVRSVYAFPLFFGDYVLGSLDVLACHPHTLAEDVAEQGQDVADAVAEALFRVHTKLLTGDEPPDWEPAGIVRAHWFDTFRAIGVLAARQGVTTEDALALMRARAFGTGRTLADITTDILGGPTAT; encoded by the coding sequence GTGACGGCCGACGAGCACCGTGCGGCACGGACGGTGGCGCAGGCCGTGTCCGGGACGGCGCCCGCACAGCTCCCGCGGCACCTGTGCGCAGCGGTGCGCGAGGCCCTCGGAGCGGACGGGGTGACGTTGGCGCTGCTCACCGACACGCCGTCGCGCCAGTTGCTGGCCGCCTCGGACGCCACGGCACTGCGGCTCGAACAGATCCAGTTCACCGTGCTCGAAGGCCCGTGCATCAGTGCCGCGGCCACGGGCGAGCCCGTACTGGTTCGCGACCTGCACGGGGCGCCGACACCGTGGCCGCTGTTCGGCGCGACCATGCGTGAGCAGTTGCCGCAGGTCAGGTCCGTATACGCGTTCCCCCTCTTCTTCGGCGACTACGTCCTCGGATCACTGGACGTCCTCGCCTGCCACCCGCACACCCTGGCCGAGGACGTCGCGGAGCAGGGGCAGGACGTGGCGGACGCGGTGGCCGAGGCCCTGTTCCGGGTTCACACGAAACTGCTCACGGGAGACGAGCCGCCCGACTGGGAACCCGCCGGGATCGTCCGGGCCCACTGGTTCGACACCTTCCGCGCCATCGGCGTGCTCGCCGCCCGGCAGGGGGTGACGACCGAGGACGCCCTCGCCCTGATGCGGGCCCGCGCGTTCGGGACGGGCCGGACGCTGGCCGACATCACCACCGACATCCTGGGCGGACCGACCGCCACCTGA
- a CDS encoding Ku protein translates to MRSIWNGAVSFGLISIPIKLVNATESHSISFHQVHTEDNGRIRYRRVCELEEREVTQAEIGKAYEDANGTMIPITDDDLAHLPIPTTRAIEIVAFVPADRIDPLQMGASYYLAVRGALAAQPYILLREALKRSNKVAIAKYALRGRERLGMLRVVGDAIAMHGLLWPDEVRAPEGVAPTVNATVRDQELDLAGVLMDTLGEVDLKDLHDEYREALEEVIAAKTAGDDLPEPPAPSDNVLDLMAALENSVRAVRASRGEEPAGEAEVTPLRRGRATPKETGGRKSASATKKTAAARRAAAPKKSTAKSAQSVRKAAAKTTARSTAGNTAKPTASTARKTTAAKNTAARNVAAKNAAAKDTAKKTTSRKRSA, encoded by the coding sequence GTGCGATCCATATGGAACGGGGCCGTCTCCTTCGGTCTCATCAGCATCCCGATCAAGCTGGTGAACGCCACCGAGAGCCACTCGATCTCCTTCCACCAGGTCCACACCGAGGACAACGGCCGCATCCGCTACCGAAGGGTGTGCGAACTGGAGGAGCGCGAGGTCACCCAGGCGGAGATCGGCAAGGCGTACGAGGACGCCAACGGCACGATGATCCCGATCACCGACGACGACCTGGCCCACCTGCCCATCCCCACGACCCGCGCGATCGAGATCGTCGCCTTCGTGCCGGCCGACCGGATCGACCCGCTCCAGATGGGCGCGTCCTACTACCTGGCGGTCAGGGGGGCCCTGGCCGCCCAGCCGTACATCCTCCTGCGCGAGGCCCTCAAGCGCAGCAACAAGGTCGCCATCGCCAAGTACGCGCTGCGCGGCCGGGAGCGGCTCGGCATGCTGCGCGTGGTCGGTGACGCGATCGCCATGCACGGGCTGCTGTGGCCCGATGAGGTACGGGCACCCGAAGGAGTGGCCCCGACCGTGAACGCCACCGTCCGTGACCAGGAACTCGACCTCGCGGGCGTCCTGATGGACACCCTCGGCGAGGTCGACCTGAAGGACCTGCACGACGAGTACCGCGAGGCGCTGGAGGAGGTCATCGCGGCGAAGACGGCCGGCGACGACCTGCCCGAACCCCCCGCCCCCAGCGACAACGTGCTCGACCTGATGGCGGCCCTGGAGAACAGCGTGCGCGCGGTCCGCGCGTCCCGCGGCGAGGAACCGGCCGGGGAGGCCGAGGTGACCCCCCTCCGCAGGGGCCGCGCCACCCCCAAGGAGACGGGCGGCAGGAAGTCGGCCTCCGCGACGAAGAAGACGGCCGCCGCCAGGAGGGCGGCGGCCCCGAAGAAGTCGACGGCCAAGTCCGCCCAGAGCGTGAGGAAGGCGGCGGCGAAGACGACAGCCAGATCCACGGCCGGGAACACGGCGAAGCCCACCGCGTCCACCGCGAGGAAGACGACGGCCGCGAAGAACACGGCGGCGAGGAACGTGGCGGCCAAGAACGCGGCGGCCAAGGACACGGCGAAGAAGACGACGTCCCGCAAACGCTCGGCGTGA